In the Gymnodinialimonas sp. 202GB13-11 genome, one interval contains:
- a CDS encoding endonuclease/exonuclease/phosphatase family protein, translating into MASYLGAVHPVGDSLAVFRIWIAGGVALVGLIALLASAKRAGWLAIVFAAVAGGPIAAMVYAPSGEAPAGAVTIYTKNTLGGWGDDAAITADILDSGADIVLLQELSQTRSDFGGALQDTHPHQHVCRFSDWSGMAVFSRWPVLETYCSPHRSFAAAQVDAPGGPVWAVSTHLVWPYPHAQARYLEEALPFLESVEGRVIVAGDFNMVPWGYSVRQIEEATGTGRIGPLFTTIEVRDVPLQIDHVLTNGTGMVERRPRLGSDHYGLVAQIGWE; encoded by the coding sequence ATGGCCAGCTATTTGGGTGCGGTTCACCCTGTGGGCGATTCCCTCGCTGTATTTCGCATTTGGATTGCGGGCGGCGTTGCCCTTGTCGGGTTGATCGCCTTGTTGGCCTCCGCCAAGCGCGCGGGCTGGCTGGCGATTGTATTTGCCGCGGTTGCCGGTGGACCGATCGCAGCCATGGTCTATGCGCCTAGCGGAGAGGCCCCGGCAGGGGCGGTTACAATCTACACCAAGAACACCCTTGGCGGATGGGGCGATGATGCGGCCATCACGGCAGACATCCTCGACAGCGGCGCGGATATCGTTTTGTTGCAGGAGCTCAGCCAGACGCGCAGCGATTTCGGCGGCGCGCTTCAAGACACGCACCCGCATCAGCACGTGTGCCGGTTCTCGGATTGGTCGGGCATGGCTGTCTTCTCGCGCTGGCCCGTGTTGGAGACTTATTGCTCGCCGCATCGGTCTTTCGCTGCGGCTCAGGTGGATGCACCGGGTGGACCGGTCTGGGCAGTGTCCACGCATCTGGTCTGGCCTTACCCACACGCGCAGGCGCGGTATTTGGAGGAGGCGTTGCCGTTTCTGGAAAGCGTGGAAGGCCGGGTGATTGTGGCCGGTGATTTCAACATGGTGCCGTGGGGCTATTCCGTGCGCCAGATCGAAGAGGCCACGGGAACAGGGCGGATCGGGCCGCTTTTCACCACCATTGAGGTGCGCGACGTGCCGCTTCAGATCGACCATGTGCTGACGAATGGTACGGGTATGGTGGAGCGTCGGCCGCGCCTGGGATCGGACCACTACGGTCTGGTGGCGCAGATCGGGTGGGAATGA
- a CDS encoding DUF2849 domain-containing protein, giving the protein MPRAFTPKVVTANALLEGDVVYLDAQGHWTRDHAKADLIEDQGTAEIRLLEAQAQAHEIVGAYLADAQAGPHGPEPIHFREAFRTRGPSNYAHGKQADGVTTE; this is encoded by the coding sequence ATGCCCCGCGCTTTCACACCCAAGGTCGTCACCGCCAATGCCCTGCTTGAAGGGGATGTCGTCTACCTCGACGCTCAGGGCCACTGGACCCGCGACCATGCCAAGGCCGACCTGATCGAGGACCAGGGGACCGCTGAGATCCGCTTGTTGGAGGCGCAAGCTCAGGCCCATGAGATCGTAGGAGCCTATCTTGCCGACGCGCAAGCCGGGCCCCACGGCCCCGAACCCATCCATTTCCGCGAAGCATTCCGCACCCGCGGCCCGTCCAACTACGCCCACGGCAAGCAGGCCGACGGTGTAACTACAGAATAA
- a CDS encoding bifunctional alpha/beta hydrolase/OsmC family protein, with translation MPTERFTFPGHSGDLLAARLDLPDGPHIATALLAHCFTCGKDIMAARRIAARLAAQGIAVLRFDFTGLGHSGGEFENTSFTSNVADLIAAADTLDERGMAPSLIIGHSLGGAAVLRAAGQIPSIKAVTTIGAPFDPEHVTHNFHDALDDIVNKGAGEVLLGGRPVKIGAGFVEDVKASKLAEDIANLGKALLVMHAPLDDTVGVENATRIFLAAKHPKSFVTLDDADHLVTRQRDADYAADVIASWAGKYLDLKHPAPPIGAPEGVTRVDEVDPAGFRQDVHAGPKHHVVADEPVSYGGTDQGLTPYQFLAAGLGACTSMTIRMYARRKKWPLDHVSVDVTHNRVHAQDAGVDTGPLDQFTRKITLKGRLDDDQRQRLLEIADKCPVHRSLEAGAHIKTELKPVAEAALI, from the coding sequence ATGCCAACCGAACGTTTCACCTTTCCCGGCCATTCCGGGGACCTCCTCGCCGCCCGTCTCGACCTACCGGACGGGCCCCATATCGCCACCGCCCTGCTCGCGCATTGCTTCACCTGCGGGAAGGACATCATGGCCGCCCGCCGCATCGCCGCACGCCTTGCGGCCCAAGGGATCGCCGTCTTGCGGTTCGATTTTACGGGGCTGGGGCATTCCGGCGGTGAGTTCGAGAATACCTCCTTCACCTCCAACGTCGCCGACCTGATCGCCGCCGCCGACACGCTGGATGAGCGTGGCATGGCCCCCTCGCTGATCATCGGCCATTCGCTGGGTGGCGCGGCCGTTCTGCGCGCCGCGGGTCAGATCCCGTCGATCAAAGCCGTCACTACCATCGGCGCGCCGTTCGACCCGGAACACGTAACCCACAATTTCCACGACGCGCTCGATGACATCGTCAACAAGGGCGCGGGCGAGGTTCTGCTTGGTGGCCGCCCGGTCAAGATCGGCGCGGGTTTTGTGGAGGACGTGAAAGCCTCGAAACTCGCCGAAGACATCGCCAACCTCGGCAAGGCCCTTCTGGTCATGCACGCCCCGCTCGATGATACGGTCGGTGTCGAAAACGCCACGCGCATCTTCCTCGCCGCCAAACACCCGAAATCCTTCGTCACGCTGGACGATGCCGACCACCTCGTCACCCGCCAAAGAGACGCCGATTACGCGGCTGACGTGATCGCCTCATGGGCGGGCAAATACCTCGACCTCAAGCACCCTGCCCCGCCCATCGGCGCGCCTGAAGGCGTGACCCGAGTGGATGAAGTCGATCCCGCAGGCTTCCGCCAAGACGTCCATGCCGGGCCGAAGCACCATGTGGTAGCCGATGAACCGGTGAGTTACGGGGGCACTGATCAGGGCCTCACGCCTTACCAGTTCCTCGCAGCCGGCCTTGGCGCCTGCACTTCCATGACCATCCGCATGTATGCCCGCCGCAAGAAATGGCCGCTGGATCACGTTTCCGTCGACGTTACCCACAATCGCGTGCACGCGCAGGATGCGGGAGTCGATACAGGGCCGCTCGACCAATTCACCCGCAAGATTACTCTGAAGGGCCGACTGGACGACGATCAGCGCCAGCGTCTGCTGGAGATTGCCGATAAATGCCCCGTGCACCGGTCACTCGAAGCCGGGGCGCATATCAAGACGGAACTGAAGCCAGTGGCAGAAGCGGCGTTGATTTGA
- the cysG gene encoding siroheme synthase CysG, whose product MRHFPIFLDLRGRRVVLAGGGDAALAKLRLILKTEAKVTVFADDPAPEIIAWDADGKLRLVKRAFAPGDALCASLAYAATEDDAEDARIAALARADGALVNIVDNLDGSQFITPAIVDRDPVTVAIGTEGAAPVLARKIKADLEAALPPSLGILARIGKSFRAAVNVLPMGRKRRDFWQSYYFKAGPEALAKAGEPGVEQALGDLLVDHITAEDRKGHVALVGAGPGDPELLTLKARKLLDEADVVIHDRLVAPEILELARREATLLDVGKQGFGPSTRQEDIGALMVEHAATGAQVVRLKSGDPGVYGRLDEELDVLDKNNIEWSIVPGITAANAAAAQLGQSLTKRGRNSAMRFLTGHDVKGFAEHDWRNLTKPGQVAAIYMGAKGARFIQGRMLMHGAAPDTPVTAVENASRADARIIASQLSTLPADINAAETTGPVILMLGLTPRAAQAALPQLQEEFA is encoded by the coding sequence ATGCGCCATTTTCCAATCTTCCTCGACCTCCGCGGCCGCCGGGTAGTTTTGGCCGGTGGCGGGGACGCAGCACTGGCCAAACTGCGCCTGATCCTTAAGACCGAGGCTAAGGTCACGGTTTTTGCCGACGACCCCGCGCCCGAGATCATCGCATGGGACGCTGACGGCAAGCTGCGCCTCGTCAAACGCGCCTTCGCGCCGGGCGATGCGCTGTGCGCCTCGCTGGCCTATGCCGCGACCGAGGATGACGCGGAAGACGCGCGCATCGCCGCGCTTGCGCGCGCCGATGGGGCGCTGGTCAATATCGTCGACAATCTCGACGGCAGCCAGTTCATCACTCCGGCCATCGTCGACCGCGACCCGGTCACCGTCGCGATCGGCACCGAAGGTGCGGCTCCGGTTCTGGCGCGCAAGATCAAGGCAGACCTCGAAGCAGCGCTTCCGCCCTCGCTCGGCATCCTCGCCCGCATCGGCAAAAGCTTCCGCGCCGCCGTCAATGTGCTGCCCATGGGCCGCAAGCGCCGCGATTTCTGGCAATCCTACTACTTCAAGGCCGGCCCCGAGGCGCTGGCCAAAGCCGGTGAACCCGGTGTCGAACAAGCGCTTGGCGATCTTCTGGTCGATCACATCACCGCAGAGGACCGCAAAGGCCATGTTGCTCTTGTCGGTGCCGGCCCCGGCGATCCCGAACTGCTCACCCTCAAGGCCCGCAAGCTGCTGGACGAGGCTGACGTCGTCATCCATGACCGCCTTGTTGCCCCCGAAATCCTCGAACTCGCCCGCCGCGAGGCGACACTTCTGGACGTCGGAAAGCAGGGCTTCGGCCCCTCCACCCGGCAAGAAGATATCGGCGCGCTGATGGTCGAACATGCCGCCACCGGCGCTCAGGTTGTCCGCCTGAAATCCGGCGATCCCGGTGTCTATGGGCGCTTGGACGAAGAACTCGACGTCCTCGACAAAAACAACATCGAATGGTCCATCGTCCCCGGCATCACCGCCGCCAATGCCGCCGCCGCTCAGCTTGGTCAAAGCCTCACAAAACGTGGCCGCAACTCCGCGATGCGGTTCCTGACCGGCCATGACGTGAAAGGCTTCGCCGAACACGATTGGCGCAATCTGACCAAGCCCGGCCAGGTCGCCGCGATCTACATGGGCGCAAAAGGCGCGCGCTTCATCCAAGGTAGGATGCTGATGCATGGTGCCGCCCCCGACACGCCCGTCACAGCGGTCGAGAATGCCTCGCGCGCCGACGCACGGATCATCGCCAGCCAGCTCTCTACGCTGCCCGCCGACATCAACGCGGCGGAAACCACCGGCCCCGTCATCCTGATGCTCGGCCTGACGCCCCGCGCGGCACAAGCCGCCCTGCCCCAACTGCAAGAGGAATTCGCCTGA
- a CDS encoding beta-ketoacyl-ACP synthase III yields MTIRAVPVGIGHYLPERIVPNAEFEAMDTIETSDEWIRARSGIERRHFAAEGETTSQMAIAAAERALAHAGLSADDLDAVVVATSTPDLTFPSVATMVQAGLGMTKGFAFDVQAVCAGFVYALANANALIVSGQANRVVVIGAETFSRIMDWTDRTTCVLFGDGAGALILEAQESAGTSDDSGILATDLHSDGTHRDLLYVDGGVSATQSTGVLKMQGKEVFRHAVEKLTKTAETALDKAGVGVADVDWVVPHQANIRIITGTVKKFGLPMDKVIVTVQDHGNTSAASIPLAMSVGVSDGRIQKGDLLVTEAIGGGLAWGAVILRW; encoded by the coding sequence ATGACTATCCGCGCGGTCCCCGTGGGCATCGGCCATTACCTGCCCGAACGCATCGTCCCGAATGCCGAATTTGAGGCGATGGATACCATCGAGACCTCCGATGAATGGATCCGCGCGCGTTCCGGCATCGAACGCCGCCATTTCGCGGCGGAGGGTGAGACGACCAGCCAAATGGCCATCGCCGCCGCTGAAAGGGCCCTCGCCCATGCCGGGCTGAGCGCCGATGATCTGGACGCTGTCGTTGTCGCCACATCGACCCCAGACCTGACCTTCCCTTCCGTGGCCACCATGGTGCAGGCGGGCCTTGGCATGACGAAGGGATTCGCCTTCGACGTGCAGGCGGTCTGCGCCGGGTTCGTCTACGCGCTGGCAAACGCCAATGCGCTGATCGTGTCCGGCCAGGCAAACCGCGTGGTGGTGATCGGCGCAGAAACATTCAGCCGAATCATGGATTGGACCGACCGCACCACATGCGTCCTGTTTGGCGATGGCGCGGGCGCACTGATCCTTGAAGCGCAGGAAAGCGCGGGCACGTCCGACGATAGCGGCATCCTGGCAACCGATCTGCATTCGGACGGCACGCACCGCGATCTGCTCTACGTCGATGGCGGCGTGTCTGCCACACAATCCACAGGCGTGTTGAAGATGCAAGGCAAGGAAGTCTTCCGGCATGCCGTTGAAAAGCTTACCAAAACCGCCGAAACGGCCCTGGACAAGGCCGGTGTTGGCGTCGCAGACGTGGATTGGGTCGTGCCGCATCAGGCCAATATCCGCATCATCACAGGCACGGTCAAAAAGTTTGGCCTGCCGATGGATAAAGTGATCGTCACCGTGCAGGACCATGGCAATACCTCTGCCGCGTCGATCCCGCTTGCGATGAGCGTTGGCGTCAGCGATGGGCGCATCCAGAAAGGTGATCTGCTTGTCACCGAGGCCATTGGCGGCGGGCTGGCCTGGGGCGCGGTTATCCTGCGCTGGTAG
- a CDS encoding DUF3445 domain-containing protein, translating into MDKVLQDHLPSAPWKAEATRRLPGLKPLEGYHDWLPTDEAFAGQMAVRERLLAERRDEVIAQVPGSEAAVAELYEEVLYYLGGGRGYDWDAEGCIRPDGVHVRLNERDKLGTLARLVQQDLCVLEKPEGAEEHVLTAAALCFPASWTLAEKIGRPLSYIHGPVFEYDGVMARRVQRVFDNLRDDTPVWRQNALIYDDPALFQPRRMAAPRVRKAGAGYLRSERQVLLRLIETRAIVFSIHTYVVPMESLTPDQRAGLDGVGHVT; encoded by the coding sequence ATGGACAAAGTTCTACAAGATCACCTTCCCAGCGCTCCCTGGAAGGCGGAAGCGACACGGCGATTGCCTGGGCTAAAACCGTTGGAAGGCTATCACGATTGGTTGCCTACGGATGAGGCGTTCGCGGGCCAAATGGCGGTGCGTGAGAGGCTACTGGCCGAGCGGCGGGATGAGGTGATCGCGCAGGTGCCAGGCAGCGAGGCTGCAGTGGCGGAGCTTTATGAAGAGGTGCTCTACTACCTCGGCGGTGGGCGCGGATATGACTGGGATGCGGAGGGCTGCATCCGGCCCGACGGGGTGCATGTGCGGTTGAATGAACGCGACAAGCTGGGCACGCTCGCGCGGCTGGTGCAGCAGGATTTGTGCGTGCTGGAGAAGCCCGAGGGCGCGGAGGAACATGTTCTGACGGCCGCTGCTTTGTGTTTTCCGGCCAGTTGGACGCTGGCGGAGAAGATTGGCCGCCCCTTGTCCTACATTCATGGGCCAGTGTTTGAGTATGACGGCGTGATGGCCCGCCGCGTGCAGCGTGTGTTCGACAATCTGCGCGATGACACGCCCGTCTGGCGGCAGAATGCGCTGATTTATGATGATCCGGCGCTGTTCCAGCCCCGCAGGATGGCTGCGCCGCGTGTGAGAAAAGCAGGGGCAGGGTATCTGCGATCAGAGCGGCAGGTTTTGCTGCGACTGATCGAGACGCGGGCGATTGTGTTCTCAATCCACACTTATGTGGTGCCGATGGAAAGCCTTACGCCGGACCAGCGCGCCGGATTGGATGGTGTGGGTCACGTGACCTGA
- the dddP gene encoding dimethylsulfonioproprionate lyase DddP, producing MNQAYRRHTRKIDPAHGLNLPDGTLNDNDRIEIGPTPLAYAEWAEAGLTLPNLPALRQFRLDRLVAQLQANDYGGVLMFDPLNIRYATDTTNMQLWNTHNPFRACLVCADGYMVLWEYKNSPFLADHNPLVREVRSGASMFYFSVGDRGDETAEEFSGQVAEVMAAHAGSNKRLAVDKILLHGARALEARGFDLKDGEFITEHARKVKGPDEILAMRCAVDACQKSLYAMEQAIQPGRTEDEVWAVLHAENIKRGGEWIETRLFSSGPRTNPWFQECGPRTLQANEISALDTDLIGCYGLCVDISRTWWTGPDKPRPDMIEAMKHGVEHIQVNMDRLKPGITINDLVHNGHKLDPKYDKRKYSCQMHGVGLCDEWPHVGYPDHHHDSAWEYALEPGMMLCVEALIGEDDGDFCIKLEDQVLITEDGYENLTTYPFDAALMGEA from the coding sequence ATGAACCAAGCCTATCGCCGCCACACCCGCAAGATCGACCCGGCCCATGGCCTCAACCTGCCTGACGGCACGCTCAACGACAATGACCGGATCGAGATTGGGCCAACCCCGCTCGCCTATGCCGAATGGGCCGAAGCAGGCCTGACGCTGCCCAACCTACCGGCGCTGCGCCAGTTCCGCCTCGACCGCCTCGTCGCGCAGTTGCAGGCGAATGACTATGGCGGCGTCCTAATGTTCGACCCGCTCAACATCCGCTACGCCACCGACACCACCAACATGCAGCTGTGGAACACGCATAACCCATTCCGCGCCTGTCTGGTCTGCGCCGATGGCTACATGGTTTTGTGGGAATACAAGAACTCCCCCTTCCTGGCCGATCACAACCCGCTGGTGCGCGAGGTCCGCTCCGGCGCGTCGATGTTCTACTTCTCCGTTGGCGACCGGGGCGATGAGACGGCCGAAGAATTCAGCGGTCAGGTGGCCGAGGTCATGGCCGCCCATGCAGGCAGCAACAAGCGCCTCGCCGTCGACAAGATCCTGCTTCACGGCGCGCGTGCGCTGGAGGCACGCGGATTTGATCTGAAAGACGGTGAGTTCATCACCGAACATGCCCGTAAGGTAAAAGGCCCCGACGAGATTCTCGCGATGCGCTGCGCCGTGGATGCCTGCCAAAAGTCCCTCTATGCGATGGAACAGGCAATCCAGCCGGGCCGCACCGAGGATGAGGTCTGGGCCGTGCTTCATGCCGAGAACATCAAGCGCGGCGGTGAATGGATCGAGACGCGGCTCTTCTCGTCCGGCCCGCGCACGAACCCGTGGTTTCAGGAATGTGGACCCCGCACCCTACAAGCCAACGAGATCAGCGCCCTCGATACGGACCTGATCGGGTGTTACGGATTGTGCGTCGACATCTCCCGCACCTGGTGGACCGGCCCGGACAAGCCGCGCCCCGACATGATCGAGGCCATGAAGCACGGGGTAGAGCATATTCAGGTCAACATGGATCGCCTGAAACCCGGCATCACCATCAACGACCTTGTTCACAACGGCCACAAGCTCGATCCGAAATACGACAAGCGGAAGTATTCGTGCCAGATGCATGGCGTGGGCCTGTGCGATGAATGGCCCCATGTGGGCTATCCCGACCACCACCACGACAGCGCGTGGGAGTACGCGCTAGAGCCCGGTATGATGCTGTGTGTGGAGGCCTTGATCGGCGAGGACGACGGCGATTTCTGCATCAAGCTGGAGGATCAGGTGCTGATCACTGAGGATGGGTATGAGAACCTGACGACCTATCCCTTTGATGCGGCGCTAATGGGCGAGGCGTAG
- a CDS encoding 2'-deoxycytidine 5'-triphosphate deaminase → MPENQAQGVLPDNAISAMLEAGQITVTEPLPEGQIQPASLDLRLGQTAYRVRASFLAGNGQSVADRLSEFTMHEMDVSQGAVLEKGCVYVIPLMEGLALPSDITAVCNAKSSTGRVDCLTRVITDGGVEFDRIPAGYKGPLYAEICPRSFSVKIAPGLRLNQIRFRRGHATLSDADLSDRHTETPLVDQPPLIDEGLGFSVDLAPAEGTLVGYRAKPHAGVIDLTQIGTHPTADFWEELHSTNGQIILDPGAFYILVSREAVTIPPDCAAEMAPYLAMVGEFRVHYAGFFDPGFGHGVPARGVLEVRCHESPFVLEHGQTVGRLVYERMAAAPTQLYGQDIASNYQGQGLKLSKHFKL, encoded by the coding sequence ATGCCTGAGAACCAAGCCCAAGGGGTGCTCCCCGACAACGCGATCTCCGCGATGCTGGAGGCCGGGCAGATCACGGTCACGGAGCCGCTGCCCGAGGGCCAAATTCAGCCCGCGAGCCTGGATTTGCGCCTTGGTCAAACCGCCTATCGCGTCCGCGCCTCCTTTCTGGCGGGCAACGGCCAAAGCGTGGCCGACCGACTGTCTGAATTTACAATGCACGAAATGGATGTGAGCCAGGGCGCGGTGTTGGAAAAAGGCTGTGTCTACGTGATCCCCCTCATGGAAGGCCTCGCCCTGCCCTCCGACATCACCGCTGTGTGCAATGCAAAAAGCTCCACTGGCCGGGTGGATTGTCTGACCCGCGTGATCACCGATGGCGGGGTCGAATTTGACCGCATTCCAGCCGGCTACAAAGGCCCGCTTTACGCCGAAATCTGCCCTCGCTCCTTCTCCGTCAAGATCGCGCCCGGCCTGCGTCTGAACCAGATCCGCTTCCGCCGGGGTCACGCGACCTTGAGCGATGCCGACCTCAGCGACCGCCATACGGAAACGCCGCTAGTGGACCAGCCCCCGCTGATCGACGAAGGCCTCGGTTTCTCGGTTGATCTCGCCCCGGCCGAGGGCACGCTTGTGGGTTACCGCGCCAAACCCCATGCAGGCGTCATCGACCTCACGCAGATCGGCACGCACCCCACCGCCGACTTCTGGGAAGAACTGCACAGCACCAATGGCCAAATCATCCTCGACCCCGGCGCGTTCTACATCCTTGTGAGCCGCGAGGCCGTGACGATCCCCCCCGATTGCGCGGCGGAGATGGCCCCCTACCTCGCCATGGTTGGCGAATTCCGCGTCCACTACGCGGGCTTCTTCGACCCCGGCTTCGGCCACGGCGTCCCCGCGCGTGGCGTGCTGGAAGTGCGCTGCCACGAAAGCCCCTTCGTCCTTGAACATGGCCAAACCGTGGGCCGGCTCGTTTATGAACGCATGGCCGCCGCCCCCACCCAACTTTACGGGCAGGACATCGCTTCGAACTACCAGGGCCAGGGTCTGAAACTCTCCAAACACTTCAAACTCTAA
- the ihfA gene encoding integration host factor subunit alpha, translated as MAAKTLTRMDLSEAVFREVGLSRNESSQLVERVLEMMSDALVDGEQVKISSFGTFSVRSKTARVGRNPKTGEEVPISPRRVMTFRPSHLMKDRVAAGNRG; from the coding sequence ATGGCTGCAAAAACACTTACACGGATGGATCTGAGCGAAGCGGTGTTCCGCGAAGTGGGTCTGTCCCGCAATGAATCCTCGCAGTTGGTCGAACGTGTTCTTGAGATGATGTCCGATGCCCTTGTCGATGGCGAACAGGTCAAAATCTCATCCTTTGGCACCTTCTCGGTGCGCTCCAAGACCGCCCGCGTGGGCCGCAACCCCAAGACGGGTGAGGAAGTGCCCATCAGCCCCCGCCGGGTGATGACGTTCCGTCCCTCGCATCTGATGAAAGACCGTGTTGCGGCAGGCAATCGCGGCTGA
- a CDS encoding MerR family transcriptional regulator, with product MAKSAQAFRTIREVADWLGVAAHVLRFWESKFSQIKPVKRAGGRRYYRPSDMELVGGIKVLLHDRGMTIRGVKKMISDEGLDAITALSPPIDSLLEDADVIDITPDQEWEKDAAADASSDAEEAPEEAASDPAESETNDIAAQRASVDEEPAPEAAPAPEPASAPSEPEAEATPTPEVLASPPPAAASLPHSTGTAPRADSALTQLAQFAREPEALTPHLPALKALRDKMGEAARQQ from the coding sequence ATGGCCAAATCCGCGCAAGCGTTCCGCACCATTCGGGAGGTCGCCGATTGGCTTGGCGTCGCCGCCCATGTGCTGCGGTTCTGGGAATCCAAGTTCAGCCAGATCAAGCCGGTCAAACGGGCCGGTGGGCGGCGGTATTATCGCCCCTCCGATATGGAATTGGTGGGCGGTATCAAGGTGTTGCTGCATGACCGTGGTATGACGATCCGGGGCGTCAAAAAGATGATCTCCGACGAAGGGCTGGACGCGATCACAGCCCTGTCGCCGCCAATTGATAGCTTACTGGAAGATGCCGATGTGATCGACATCACGCCGGATCAGGAATGGGAAAAGGACGCCGCAGCGGACGCGTCGAGCGACGCTGAGGAGGCACCGGAAGAAGCCGCCTCTGATCCAGCTGAGTCTGAGACGAATGACATTGCGGCCCAGCGCGCATCTGTTGACGAGGAGCCCGCGCCAGAAGCCGCGCCTGCGCCGGAGCCAGCGAGCGCCCCATCCGAGCCAGAGGCTGAGGCAACGCCAACGCCCGAAGTCCTCGCCTCACCCCCACCCGCAGCGGCAAGCCTGCCACACAGCACAGGCACCGCGCCGCGCGCCGACAGCGCATTAACGCAACTTGCGCAATTCGCACGCGAACCAGAGGCGCTCACCCCCCATCTGCCAGCCCTAAAAGCCCTGCGCGACAAGATGGGCGAGGCCGCGCGCCAGCAATAG
- a CDS encoding Lrp/AsnC family transcriptional regulator — protein MTVQIDALDRKILVALQEDASRSLDEIAKIVGSSKTPVWTRIRKMREGGIIGQHTVLLDAEALGLEACFFVLIRTSEHEAEWQNKFLRTLRERAEVMEAHRLAGDIDYILKVRVANARAYDEFYQALISEVRIYNVTALLSMEEIKSTPLLPLASVPS, from the coding sequence ATGACTGTCCAGATTGATGCACTCGACCGGAAAATCCTCGTCGCCCTGCAGGAGGATGCGAGCCGGTCTTTGGACGAAATCGCCAAGATTGTGGGGTCTTCCAAGACACCCGTCTGGACCCGGATTCGCAAGATGCGGGAAGGTGGGATCATCGGACAGCATACCGTGCTGCTAGATGCGGAGGCGTTGGGGTTAGAGGCTTGTTTTTTCGTGCTTATCCGCACGTCCGAGCATGAGGCGGAGTGGCAGAACAAGTTCCTCCGCACGCTGCGGGAACGTGCGGAGGTGATGGAGGCCCACCGGCTGGCGGGCGATATTGATTACATCCTGAAAGTGCGCGTGGCCAACGCGCGGGCCTATGACGAATTCTACCAGGCCCTGATCTCGGAAGTGCGGATCTACAACGTCACCGCACTCCTGAGCATGGAAGAGATCAAATCAACGCCGCTTCTGCCACTGGCTTCAGTTCCGTCTTGA